From Brassica rapa cultivar Chiifu-401-42 unplaced genomic scaffold, CAAS_Brap_v3.01 Scaffold0749, whole genome shotgun sequence, the proteins below share one genomic window:
- the LOC117130969 gene encoding uncharacterized protein LOC117130969: MISNFMFGLKPELENRLAVGNYESLTELVEKAVNVEIGLEAEKAASKKSKQHQERKYGGNQRSFKGKDKEKKSGGPTRRSLFTGKCFKCGKIGHKSSECFGKKHGSFQSNSYNPTCYTCGKKGHISTQCSVNRPIPATPISVHPPPAPPAIAPAPKRQAIGGRVYALEIEDSKPPGPSKGPITGIWELYMLRGVPHMNCSTRGATHSFVTPEVAAEFVRSFVIDRMDVAVMTPGDQTLQAKECLRRVLLVICEKMFVADLLVVPLKGYEVILGMDWLSGYRAQLDCEKGRILFKENGQRQIVFYGISPSKSVSLVAALRVEDLLKDGEAYLVTVTASEGPVSNEVKITDIAVVQEFEDVFAALKELPPPRSNPFTINLEPGAKPIAKASYRMAPAELAELKKQLEDLMDKGFIRPSSSPWGAPVLFVKKKDGSMRLCIDYRGINNITIKDKYPLRG, from the exons ATGATATCCAACTTTATGTTTGGTTTAAAACCAGAGTTGGAAAATAGACTGGCAGTCGGGAACTACGAGAGTCTCACCGAGCTAGTGGAAAAGGCTGTGAATGTGGAGATCGGATTAGAAGCTGAGAAGGCGGCAAGTAAAAAGTCCAAGCAGCATCAAGAAAGAAAGTATGGTGGAAATCAAAGATCATTTAAGGGTAAAGATAAGGAAAAGAAATCAGGAGGGCCAACTCGACGATCTCTGTTCACAGGAAAATGCTTTAAATGTGGCAAGATAGGCCATAAGTCGAGTGAATGCTTCGGAAAGAAACATGGATCCTTTCAGTCAAACTCCTACAATCCTACATGCTACACGTGTGGAAAGAAAGGACACATCTCTACACAGTGCAGTGTCAATCGTCCTATCCCAGCTACGCCAATCAGTGTCCATCCTCCCCCGGCTCCACCTGCAATCGCACCAGCGCCAAAAAGGCAAGCTATAGGAGGTAGAGTTTACGCTTTAGAAATAGAGGATAGTAAACCTCCAGGCCCATCTAAGGGTCCCATCACAGGTATTTGG GAACTTTACATGTTGCGGGGCGTCCCACACATGAATTGTTCGACTCGGGGGGCAACACATAGCTTTGTGACCCCTGAGGTAGCTGCCGAGTTTGTGAGATCATTTGTGATTGACAGGATGGATGTGGCTGTGATGACTCCCGGAGACCAAACCCTACAAGCAAAAGAGTGCCTCAGAAGAGTTCTGTTAGTCATTTGCGAGAAGATGTTTGTGGCAGATTTGTTGGTGGTGCCCTTAAAGGGATATGAGGTTATTCTTGGCATGGATTGGTTATCAGGCTATCGGGCTCAATTAGATTGTGAAAAAGGTCGTATTTTGTTCAAAGAGAACGGGCAACGGCAAATAGTATTCTACGGGATCAGTCCAAGCAAGTCTGTGTCTTTAGTAGCTGCCTTGAGAGTGGAAGATTTGCTTAAGGATGGAGAAGCGTATCTGGTAACAGTAACTGCTAGTGAAGGACCCGTTAGCAATGAAGTTAAAATTACGGATATTGCGGTAGTACAAGAGTTTGAGGATGTGTTTGCAGCGTTAAAAGAGTTACCTCCACCTCGGAGTAACCCTTTCACAATTAACTTGGAACCTGGAGCTAAGCCGATAGCAAAGGCTTCTTACCGCATGGCACCTGCAGAGTTAGCGGAGTTGAAGAAACAACTTGAAGATTTAATGGACAAAGGTTTCATAAGACCTAGCTCTTCACCATGGGGAGCTCCGGTCTTATTTGTCAAGAAGAAAGATGGTAGCATGCGGCTTTGCATTGATTATCGAGGAATCAACAATATCACCATCAAAGATAAGTATCCCCTTCgaggatag